One window from the genome of Helicobacter pylori encodes:
- a CDS encoding NifU family protein, producing the protein MIEFSDEDLQKPVRIVIEKIRPYLLKDGGNIEVLGVKSMKIYVALEGACKTCSSSKITLKNVIERQLKMDIHPNLEVVCLENAKEFDKL; encoded by the coding sequence ATGATAGAATTTAGCGATGAAGATTTACAAAAACCGGTGCGTATTGTAATAGAAAAAATCCGCCCTTACTTGCTCAAAGATGGCGGCAATATTGAAGTGCTAGGGGTGAAAAGCATGAAAATTTATGTGGCTTTAGAGGGAGCGTGTAAGACTTGCTCTAGCAGTAAAATCACTTTAAAAAATGTCATTGAAAGGCAGCTTAAAATGGACATTCACCCCAATTTAGAAGTGGTGTGCTTAGAAAACGCTAAGGAGTTTGATAAGCTTTAA
- a CDS encoding YigZ family protein produces MKTLKNLIASKHQTKASRFLGYLMPFSDFEKTLTALKKEHFKAAHFVTAFRYSLEGKITEGFSDDGEPKGSSGMPVLSVLRRKDLINIGLVSVRYFGGTLLGVGGLMKAYATSALLCVENAQKENALKDFVELETLSAHYSYKELDALQREIKKFSLQLSKKNFSNQSVEVEISGERENLQAFLQQNKIN; encoded by the coding sequence GTGAAAACGCTTAAAAATCTCATCGCTTCCAAGCACCAAACTAAAGCGTCTCGCTTTTTAGGCTATCTCATGCCCTTTAGCGATTTTGAAAAAACCCTCACGGCTTTGAAAAAAGAGCATTTTAAAGCCGCACATTTTGTAACGGCGTTCCGCTATTCTTTAGAGGGCAAAATCACGGAGGGTTTTAGCGATGATGGCGAGCCTAAAGGGAGTTCAGGCATGCCTGTGCTTAGCGTTTTGAGGCGAAAGGATTTAATCAATATAGGATTAGTGAGCGTGCGTTATTTTGGAGGCACGCTTTTAGGGGTGGGGGGCTTGATGAAGGCTTATGCCACTAGCGCGTTATTGTGCGTAGAAAACGCTCAAAAAGAAAACGCTTTGAAGGATTTTGTGGAGTTAGAAACTTTAAGCGCTCATTATTCTTACAAAGAATTAGACGCTCTTCAGCGTGAAATTAAGAAATTTAGCTTACAATTAAGCAAAAAGAATTTTTCAAACCAAAGCGTGGAAGTGGAAATCAGCGGCGAAAGAGAAAATTTGCAAGCGTTTTTACAACAAAATAAAATAAATTAG
- a CDS encoding TolC family protein, whose protein sequence is MKKTTLFVLGLLFNSSLSAVDGVPKTEPSSLNLAEDSLPLNHPNAQKLSLKNAWNRVLSNHEGLHAQEYAIKRASKMKLAAKLSFLPQIDLSAFYVYLSNPIKMDFASQKQPGVQKATNQIHQGLQNIQQNIPPQVLTPQIQAGMQGVMQGFGALSSTLEAPLLFSKQNVVIGALSIIYPLYMGGARFTMVRIADLMQKDANEVYRLKKLSTFQELVSVYYGMVLNAEVAETLEEVEKGHYKHFQNALKMQKVGQIARVETLGAQVAYDKAHIASVKAKDVLEVSQLSFNSILSSKDDLAPSSKLEIHTEKNLPDLSFFVSSTLNSYPALKTLENQVQISKENTKLQIAKFLPQVSFFGSYLMKQNNSVFEDMIPSWFVGVAGRMPILSPTGRIQKYQASKLAELQVSSEQIQAKKNMELLVNKTYKETLSYLKEYKSLLSSVELAKENLKLQEQAFLQGLSTNAQVIDARNTLSSIIVEQKSVAYKYIVSLANLMALSDHIDLFYEFVY, encoded by the coding sequence ATGAAAAAAACAACCCTCTTTGTATTGGGCTTATTATTCAATAGCTCTTTAAGCGCTGTTGATGGAGTTCCTAAAACCGAGCCTTCTTCTTTGAATTTGGCTGAAGACAGCCTACCTTTGAACCACCCTAACGCCCAAAAACTCTCTTTAAAAAACGCATGGAATAGGGTGTTATCCAACCATGAAGGCTTGCATGCGCAAGAATACGCCATTAAAAGAGCGAGTAAAATGAAATTAGCGGCTAAGCTTTCTTTTTTGCCTCAAATTGATTTGAGCGCTTTTTATGTGTACCTCTCTAACCCCATTAAAATGGATTTTGCCAGCCAAAAACAACCGGGCGTGCAAAAAGCCACCAACCAGATCCATCAAGGCTTGCAAAACATTCAGCAAAATATCCCCCCTCAAGTATTAACCCCTCAAATCCAAGCGGGCATGCAAGGGGTGATGCAAGGTTTTGGGGCTTTGAGTAGCACTTTAGAAGCCCCCTTATTGTTTTCTAAGCAAAATGTGGTGATTGGGGCTTTGAGCATTATTTATCCCCTTTATATGGGTGGGGCAAGATTCACGATGGTGCGCATTGCGGATTTGATGCAAAAAGACGCTAATGAAGTGTATCGCTTGAAAAAGCTTTCCACTTTTCAAGAGCTTGTGAGCGTGTATTATGGCATGGTGTTAAACGCAGAAGTGGCTGAAACTTTAGAAGAGGTGGAAAAAGGCCATTATAAGCATTTCCAAAACGCTTTAAAAATGCAAAAAGTGGGGCAAATCGCTAGGGTAGAAACCTTAGGCGCTCAAGTGGCTTATGATAAGGCCCATATCGCTAGCGTTAAGGCTAAAGACGTGTTAGAAGTTTCGCAGCTCTCGTTCAATTCCATTTTATCTAGCAAGGACGATCTAGCGCCTTCAAGCAAATTAGAGATCCACACCGAGAAAAATCTGCCCGATTTGAGCTTTTTTGTCTCTTCCACGCTCAATTCTTACCCGGCTTTAAAGACTTTAGAAAATCAGGTTCAAATTTCTAAAGAAAACACCAAACTACAGATCGCTAAATTCTTGCCCCAAGTGAGTTTTTTTGGCTCTTATCTCATGAAACAAAACAATTCGGTGTTTGAAGACATGATCCCTAGTTGGTTTGTGGGCGTAGCCGGGCGCATGCCTATTCTTTCTCCCACAGGGCGTATCCAAAAATACCAAGCGAGCAAATTAGCCGAGTTGCAAGTGAGTAGCGAACAAATCCAGGCTAAAAAAAACATGGAATTGTTAGTGAATAAGACTTATAAAGAGACGCTTTCTTATTTGAAAGAATACAAAAGCCTGCTTTCTAGCGTGGAATTAGCCAAGGAAAATCTAAAACTCCAAGAGCAGGCTTTTTTACAAGGCTTAAGCACGAACGCCCAAGTCATTGATGCGAGGAACACGCTTTCTTCTATCATCGTGGAGCAAAAAAGCGTGGCTTATAAATACATTGTTTCATTAGCGAATTTAATGGCGTTAAGCGATCATATTGATTTATTTTATGAATTTGTTTATTAA
- a CDS encoding exodeoxyribonuclease VII small subunit, producing the protein MQDELFETEKAPPKNTRNTKNAPKKSFEEHVHSLEQAIDRLNDPNLSLKDGMDLYKTAMQELFLAQKLLENAYLEHEKLQTTDKKA; encoded by the coding sequence ATGCAAGATGAATTATTTGAAACCGAAAAAGCCCCCCCAAAAAACACTAGAAACACTAAAAACGCCCCTAAAAAAAGTTTTGAAGAGCATGTTCATTCCCTAGAGCAAGCCATAGATCGCTTGAATGATCCCAATTTATCCTTAAAAGACGGGATGGATTTGTATAAAACGGCCATGCAAGAGTTGTTTTTGGCTCAAAAGCTTTTAGAAAACGCTTATTTAGAGCATGAAAAACTCCAAACGACAGACAAAAAGGCTTAA
- a CDS encoding hemolysin family protein yields MGRNQGAYLDPSESILMLMVAFLLVLLNAFFVLSEFALVKVRKTRLEELVKIGNSNAKLALKMSQRLDTYLSATQLGITLSSLALGWVGEPAIAKLLAALFESMDLRENPIFIHSMSVVIAFLSITFLHVVLGEIVPKSLAIAKSEKAALFAARPLHVFWVVFYPVVRLFDVIAHFFLKKMGVNPKEHDGMHSEEELKIIVGESLREGIIDSVEGEIIKNAVDFSDTSAKEIMTPRKDMVCLDEENSYEENIDIVLKSHFTRYPYCKGSKDNIIGMVHIRDLLSRSIFTPKMHDFNQIVRKMIIVPESASISQILIKMKKEQIHTALVIDEYGGTAGLLTMEDIIEEIMGEISDEYDLKQEGVNKLEEGVFELEGMLDLESVEEVLRIEFDKECEQVTLGGYVFSLLERMPMEGDTIVSHGYSFEVLSVDGARIKRLKAVKQDQGENEA; encoded by the coding sequence ATGGGGAGGAATCAAGGAGCTTATTTGGATCCGTCTGAATCGATTTTGATGTTGATGGTTGCTTTTTTATTGGTGCTGTTGAACGCTTTTTTTGTGCTTTCAGAGTTTGCCCTTGTGAAAGTGCGTAAAACCCGCTTAGAAGAGCTGGTTAAAATCGGTAATTCCAACGCTAAACTCGCTTTAAAGATGAGTCAAAGACTAGACACTTATTTGAGCGCCACGCAGTTAGGCATCACCCTTTCTTCATTAGCTTTAGGCTGGGTGGGTGAGCCCGCTATCGCAAAATTGTTAGCCGCGCTGTTTGAGTCTATGGATTTGAGAGAAAATCCTATTTTTATCCATTCAATGAGCGTGGTCATAGCGTTTTTAAGCATCACTTTTTTGCATGTCGTGTTGGGCGAGATTGTGCCTAAATCTTTAGCGATCGCTAAATCTGAAAAAGCCGCTCTTTTTGCCGCGCGCCCTTTGCATGTGTTTTGGGTGGTGTTTTATCCGGTGGTGCGTTTGTTTGATGTGATCGCTCATTTTTTTTTGAAAAAGATGGGCGTCAATCCTAAAGAACATGACGGCATGCATTCTGAAGAAGAGTTAAAAATCATTGTGGGCGAGAGTTTGAGAGAGGGCATCATTGATTCGGTGGAGGGGGAAATCATTAAAAACGCGGTGGATTTTTCTGACACGAGCGCTAAAGAAATCATGACCCCACGAAAAGACATGGTGTGTTTGGACGAAGAAAACAGCTATGAAGAAAATATAGACATTGTTTTAAAAAGCCACTTCACGCGCTACCCTTATTGCAAGGGTTCTAAGGATAATATTATTGGCATGGTGCATATTAGGGACTTGCTTTCTCGCTCTATTTTTACTCCCAAAATGCATGATTTCAATCAAATCGTTAGGAAAATGATTATCGTCCCTGAGAGCGCTTCCATTTCTCAAATCCTTATTAAAATGAAAAAAGAGCAAATCCATACCGCTTTGGTGATTGATGAATACGGCGGCACGGCCGGGTTGCTCACTATGGAAGACATTATTGAAGAGATCATGGGCGAGATTAGCGACGAATACGATTTGAAACAAGAGGGCGTGAACAAGCTTGAAGAGGGCGTGTTTGAATTAGAGGGCATGCTGGATTTAGAGAGCGTAGAAGAAGTGCTTCGCATTGAATTTGACAAAGAATGCGAGCAGGTAACGCTTGGGGGCTATGTTTTTAGCTTGTTAGAGCGCATGCCTATGGAGGGAGATACAATCGTTTCGCATGGGTATTCTTTTGAAGTGTTAAGCGTGGATGGGGCCAGGATAAAACGCTTAAAAGCGGTTAAACAAGATCAGGGAGAAAATGAAGCATGA
- a CDS encoding ABC transporter permease, with product MNFFKILLMELRAIVSHKGVLLILIGAPLIYGLLYPLPYLKDIVTQQKIALVDEDNSFLSRQLAFMVQSSNELEIAFFSPSMLEAKKLLKEEKIYGILHIPSHFEANIHKQVPVTIDFYANSNYFLIYGALANAVVESINALNDEIRFKRNAQIEEAELGTDGIKIKPIALYNPSEGYLNYALSSVFIFILHQVMLIASSMFTSSRRLELALLDKKQIALRLCARLLVFMAAFSVFILWYFGALFSFYGIERHGSALMVFLNSLIFMLATLSLGSFLGAWIKNEAHTTQIVLISSLPLIFMMGFVWPFESLPSYLQVFVQIVPAYHGISLLGRLNQMHAEFIDVSVHFYALIVIFIASFIGCVFKLSSLKKACENA from the coding sequence ATGAATTTTTTTAAAATCCTTTTAATGGAATTAAGGGCTATTGTTTCTCATAAGGGCGTTTTGTTAATCCTTATAGGCGCTCCTTTAATCTATGGCTTATTATACCCTTTGCCTTATTTGAAAGACATCGTAACGCAGCAAAAAATCGCCCTTGTAGATGAAGACAATTCCTTCCTTTCTAGGCAATTAGCCTTCATGGTGCAAAGCTCCAACGAGTTAGAAATCGCTTTTTTTAGCCCCTCTATGCTGGAAGCCAAAAAGCTTTTAAAAGAAGAAAAAATTTATGGGATCTTGCATATCCCTTCGCATTTTGAAGCCAATATCCATAAGCAAGTGCCTGTAACGATAGATTTTTATGCGAATTCCAATTACTTTTTGATTTATGGTGCGTTAGCGAATGCGGTGGTGGAGAGCATCAACGCTTTAAATGATGAAATAAGGTTCAAACGCAACGCCCAAATAGAAGAAGCTGAATTAGGGACAGACGGGATTAAGATTAAGCCTATCGCTTTGTATAACCCTAGTGAGGGGTATTTGAATTACGCGCTCTCTAGCGTGTTTATTTTCATCTTGCACCAGGTGATGCTCATTGCAAGCAGCATGTTTACTAGCTCTAGGCGTTTGGAATTGGCCCTTTTAGACAAGAAACAAATCGCTTTAAGGCTGTGCGCAAGACTCTTGGTGTTTATGGCAGCGTTTAGCGTTTTTATTTTATGGTATTTTGGGGCGCTGTTTTCTTTTTATGGGATCGAACGGCATGGAAGTGCTTTAATGGTGTTTTTGAATAGTTTGATTTTCATGCTTGCAACCTTGAGTTTGGGGTCGTTTTTAGGCGCATGGATCAAAAATGAAGCCCACACCACTCAAATCGTTTTAATCTCTTCTTTGCCCTTGATTTTTATGATGGGTTTTGTGTGGCCTTTTGAATCCTTGCCCTCTTATTTACAGGTTTTCGTTCAAATAGTGCCAGCTTATCATGGGATCAGTTTATTAGGGCGATTGAATCAAATGCATGCGGAATTTATAGATGTGTCTGTCCATTTTTATGCACTTATTGTGATTTTTATTGCGAGTTTTATAGGGTGCGTATTCAAACTCAGCTCTTTAAAGAAAGCTTGTGAAAACGCTTAA
- a CDS encoding inorganic phosphate transporter, with product MEIKNIKEFEKASKKLQKDTLKIALALLFLIGAALLALIFGQANSKGLLLIFAAVIGGYMAMNIGANDVSNNVGPAVGSKAISMGGAILIAAICEMLGAIIAGGEVVSTIKGRIVSPEFINDAHVFINVMLASLLSGALWLHVATLIGAPVSTSHSVVGGIMGAGMAAAGMSAVNWHFLSGIVASWVISPLMGALIAMFFLMLIKKTIAYKEDKKSAALKVVPYLVALMSLTFSWYLMVKVLKRLYALNFEIQLACGCILALLIFILFKRFVLKKAPQLENSHESINELFNVPLIFAAALLSFAHGANDVANAIGPLAAISQTLEDANSPIGNTLSSVPLWIMVVGAAGIALGLSLYGPKLIKTVGSEITELDKMQAFCIALSAVITVLLASQLGLPVSSTHIVVGAVFGVGFLRERLREQSRRRFARIRDNIVAAHFGEDLEEIEGFLERFDKANLKEKSLMLESLKKSKNTAIALELKKKEKKSLKKVYKEEVIKRSILKKIVTAWLVTVPVSAFLGALLFVALGFIEKYF from the coding sequence ATGGAAATTAAAAACATCAAAGAGTTTGAAAAAGCTTCCAAAAAACTCCAAAAAGACACTTTAAAGATCGCTCTCGCTCTTTTGTTCCTCATCGGTGCCGCTTTGCTCGCTCTCATTTTTGGGCAGGCTAATTCTAAGGGATTGTTGCTCATTTTTGCGGCCGTGATTGGGGGCTATATGGCGATGAATATTGGCGCGAATGATGTGTCTAACAATGTCGGCCCTGCTGTAGGCTCTAAAGCCATTAGCATGGGTGGGGCGATTTTGATTGCTGCGATTTGCGAAATGCTTGGAGCGATCATTGCTGGGGGGGAAGTGGTTTCTACGATTAAGGGCCGTATCGTTTCGCCTGAATTTATTAATGATGCGCATGTTTTCATCAATGTCATGTTGGCTAGCTTACTCAGTGGGGCGTTGTGGTTGCATGTAGCGACTTTAATTGGTGCTCCTGTTTCCACTTCACACTCTGTAGTGGGGGGGATTATGGGGGCTGGAATGGCAGCAGCTGGAATGTCTGCTGTCAATTGGCATTTTTTATCAGGCATTGTGGCCAGTTGGGTAATCTCGCCTTTAATGGGGGCTTTGATAGCCATGTTTTTTTTAATGCTCATTAAAAAGACTATCGCTTATAAAGAAGATAAAAAGAGCGCGGCTTTAAAGGTCGTGCCTTATTTGGTAGCGTTGATGAGCTTAACCTTTAGCTGGTATTTGATGGTTAAGGTTTTAAAACGCCTCTATGCGCTGAATTTTGAAATCCAGCTGGCTTGCGGTTGTATCCTTGCGCTTTTAATCTTTATCCTTTTTAAAAGATTTGTGTTAAAGAAAGCCCCGCAATTAGAAAACAGCCATGAAAGCATTAATGAGCTTTTTAATGTCCCTTTGATTTTTGCTGCTGCGCTTTTAAGCTTTGCACATGGGGCTAATGATGTGGCTAACGCTATAGGCCCTTTAGCGGCGATCAGTCAAACTTTAGAAGATGCAAATAGCCCTATAGGGAATACTTTAAGCTCTGTGCCGTTGTGGATTATGGTAGTGGGGGCAGCTGGGATTGCTTTAGGCTTGAGTTTGTATGGGCCAAAGCTCATTAAAACGGTGGGGTCTGAAATCACAGAATTAGACAAAATGCAAGCTTTTTGCATCGCGCTTTCTGCAGTCATCACCGTGCTTTTAGCCTCTCAATTAGGCTTGCCTGTGAGCTCTACGCATATTGTGGTGGGTGCGGTGTTTGGGGTGGGCTTTTTAAGGGAGCGCTTAAGAGAGCAATCAAGAAGGCGTTTTGCTAGGATCAGAGATAATATTGTAGCGGCGCACTTTGGGGAAGATTTAGAAGAAATTGAAGGCTTTTTAGAGCGCTTTGATAAAGCCAATTTGAAAGAAAAATCGCTCATGCTAGAGAGCTTGAAAAAAAGCAAGAACACCGCCATCGCTTTGGAATTGAAAAAGAAAGAAAAAAAGTCGCTTAAAAAAGTGTATAAAGAAGAAGTGATCAAACGCTCCATTTTAAAAAAGATTGTTACCGCTTGGCTTGTAACCGTGCCGGTTTCTGCGTTTTTGGGGGCGCTTCTTTTTGTGGCTCTTGGTTTTATAGAAAAGTATTTCTAG
- a CDS encoding ABC transporter permease, which produces MFRLISAWVLQDKFLFIVCFILPFCLGVLGTQIFKQEIPRQLPIVVVDWDKTTTSHQVAFELGATSAVEIKYQVASLLEAKRFLNSAEAYGALVLPKGLEKKIKMGRKVDLPFYYNAEYVLVGKTLKNAFLQTALTLDAKTLATKALVRDSNLISAKAQAMPIILQLHALYNEENNYTQYLLSVMLPCMWLIFIAIGMLNFIQKTSNMHELLISILANVCVFSFWGMGMAFYFNFIGMQGNYAHLLLVFLAVVLMALIMSGFVVLVYGISKSVIETAGAIGVYTAPSFAFAGVTYPQNNMEIFGDFWSHCLPISHFMKFFLQEAYYKTNFTESLNSLMPLVFFLIFLALGLLIFYFSFKKDKASA; this is translated from the coding sequence TTGTTCAGATTGATAAGCGCATGGGTTTTACAAGACAAGTTCTTGTTTATCGTGTGTTTTATATTGCCTTTTTGTTTAGGGGTTTTAGGCACGCAAATCTTTAAACAAGAAATCCCAAGACAGCTCCCTATTGTGGTGGTGGATTGGGATAAGACCACTACAAGCCATCAGGTAGCGTTTGAATTGGGCGCAACGAGCGCGGTTGAAATCAAATACCAAGTGGCCAGCCTTTTAGAGGCCAAACGCTTTTTAAACTCCGCTGAAGCGTATGGGGCGTTAGTTTTGCCTAAAGGTTTAGAGAAAAAAATCAAAATGGGGCGAAAGGTGGATTTGCCCTTTTATTATAACGCTGAATATGTTTTAGTGGGGAAAACGCTCAAAAACGCCTTCTTACAAACCGCTTTGACTTTAGACGCTAAAACCTTAGCCACCAAAGCTTTAGTGCGAGATTCCAATTTGATTTCGGCTAAAGCCCAAGCAATGCCCATCATTCTCCAATTGCATGCCCTATACAATGAAGAAAACAATTACACGCAATACCTTTTAAGCGTGATGCTGCCTTGCATGTGGCTTATTTTCATTGCGATTGGCATGCTCAATTTCATTCAAAAAACCTCTAACATGCACGAGCTTTTAATCAGTATTTTAGCGAATGTGTGCGTGTTTAGTTTTTGGGGGATGGGTATGGCGTTTTATTTTAATTTCATTGGCATGCAGGGGAATTATGCGCATTTGTTGTTGGTTTTTTTGGCGGTAGTTTTAATGGCGCTCATCATGAGCGGGTTTGTGGTGCTAGTTTATGGCATTTCAAAAAGCGTTATTGAAACCGCTGGCGCGATTGGGGTCTATACCGCTCCAAGCTTTGCGTTTGCTGGGGTTACTTACCCGCAAAACAACATGGAAATTTTTGGGGATTTTTGGAGCCATTGCTTGCCTATTAGCCATTTTATGAAGTTCTTTTTACAAGAGGCTTATTATAAGACGAATTTTACCGAGTCTTTAAATTCTTTAATGCCGCTTGTGTTTTTTTTAATCTTTTTAGCTTTAGGGCTTTTGATTTTTTATTTTTCTTTTAAAAAAGATAAGGCTAGCGCATGA
- a CDS encoding HlyD family secretion protein, with the protein MSNSMLDKNKAILTGGGALLLGLIVLFYLAYRPKAEVLQGFLEAREYSVSSKVPGRIEKVFVKKGDHIKKGDLVFSISSPELEAKLAQAEAGHKAAKALSDEVKRGSRDETINSARDIWQAAKSQATLAKETYKRVQDLYDNGVASLQKRDEAYAAYESTKYNESAAYQKYKMALGGASSESKIAAKAKESAALGQVNEVESYLKDVKATAPIDGEVSNVLLSGGELSPKGFPVVLMIDLKDSWLKISVPEKYLTQFEVGKEFEGYIPALKKSAKFRVKYLSVMGDFATWKATNNSNTYDMKSYEVEAIPLEKLENFRVGMSVLVTIKP; encoded by the coding sequence ATGTCAAATAGCATGTTGGATAAAAATAAAGCGATTCTTACAGGGGGTGGGGCTTTATTATTAGGGCTAATCGTGCTTTTTTATTTAGCCTATCGCCCTAAGGCTGAAGTGTTGCAAGGGTTTTTGGAGGCCAGAGAATACAGCGTGAGCTCCAAAGTCCCTGGCCGCATTGAAAAGGTGTTTGTCAAAAAAGGCGATCACATTAAAAAGGGCGATTTGGTTTTTAGCATTTCTAGCCCTGAATTAGAAGCCAAGCTCGCTCAAGCTGAAGCCGGGCATAAAGCCGCTAAAGCGCTTAGTGATGAAGTCAAAAGAGGCTCAAGAGATGAAACGATCAATTCTGCAAGAGATATTTGGCAAGCGGCAAAATCTCAAGCGACTTTAGCCAAAGAGACTTATAAGCGCGTTCAGGATTTGTATGATAATGGCGTGGCGAGTTTGCAAAAGCGCGATGAAGCCTATGCGGCTTATGAAAGCACTAAATACAACGAGAGCGCGGCTTACCAAAAGTATAAAATGGCTTTAGGGGGGGCGAGCTCTGAAAGCAAGATTGCCGCTAAGGCTAAAGAGAGCGCGGCTTTAGGGCAAGTGAATGAAGTGGAGTCTTATTTAAAAGATGTCAAAGCTACAGCCCCAATTGATGGGGAAGTGAGTAATGTGCTTTTAAGCGGTGGCGAGCTTAGCCCGAAAGGCTTTCCTGTGGTTTTAATGATAGATTTAAAGGATAGTTGGTTAAAAATCAGCGTTCCTGAAAAGTATTTGACTCAATTTGAAGTGGGCAAGGAATTTGAAGGTTATATCCCGGCGTTGAAAAAAAGCGCGAAATTCAGGGTCAAATATTTGAGCGTGATGGGGGATTTTGCGACCTGGAAAGCGACAAATAATTCCAACACTTACGACATGAAAAGCTATGAAGTGGAGGCCATACCCTTAGAAAAGCTGGAAAATTTTAGGGTAGGGATGAGCGTGTTAGTTACCATTAAGCCTTGA
- the ubiE gene encoding bifunctional demethylmenaquinone methyltransferase/2-methoxy-6-polyprenyl-1,4-benzoquinol methylase UbiE — MKKEKHLKQEKIINMFDDIASSYDQANRLMSFGLDVKWRERACEHAFLFLENKKALRLVDVACGTGDMLIAWQKSALNCGIEFKECLGIDPSNNMLELAIKKCEELENKISFIQAQAKDLKGVENNSVDILSIAYGLRNIVERQEALKEFFRVLKPRGVLVILEFLKKDNPTWLDKISGFYTNKVLPLVGGAISKNYGAYSYLPQSIEGFLSLEGLKFELKNAGFEILRTEDSIAQISTTMLVKKS; from the coding sequence ATGAAGAAAGAAAAGCACCTCAAGCAAGAAAAAATCATCAACATGTTTGATGATATAGCCAGCTCTTACGATCAAGCCAACCGCTTGATGAGTTTTGGCTTAGACGTTAAATGGCGAGAAAGGGCTTGCGAGCATGCGTTTTTGTTTTTGGAGAATAAGAAAGCGTTAAGGCTTGTGGATGTGGCATGCGGGACAGGGGATATGCTCATAGCTTGGCAAAAAAGCGCTCTCAATTGCGGCATAGAGTTTAAGGAATGTTTGGGGATTGATCCTTCTAATAACATGCTTGAATTGGCCATTAAAAAATGTGAAGAGCTTGAAAACAAAATTTCTTTCATTCAGGCTCAAGCCAAAGATTTAAAGGGCGTTGAAAATAACAGCGTGGATATCCTTTCCATTGCGTATGGCTTGCGTAATATCGTGGAAAGACAAGAAGCTTTAAAAGAGTTTTTTAGGGTGTTAAAACCCAGGGGCGTTTTAGTGATTTTAGAATTTTTAAAAAAAGACAACCCCACATGGCTGGATAAAATCTCAGGGTTTTACACGAATAAGGTTTTGCCTTTAGTGGGAGGGGCTATCAGTAAGAATTATGGCGCTTATTCTTATTTACCGCAATCCATTGAGGGGTTTTTGAGTTTAGAAGGTTTGAAATTTGAATTAAAAAACGCAGGGTTTGAGATTTTAAGGACTGAAGATTCTATCGCTCAAATTTCAACGACCATGCTTGTTAAAAAAAGCTAA
- the hemJ gene encoding protoporphyrinogen oxidase HemJ, whose translation MGFLNGYFLWVKAFHVIAVISWMAALFYLPRLFVYHAENAHKKEFVGVVKIQEKKLYFFIASPAMGFTLITGILMLLIEPTLFKSGSWLHAKLALVILLLAYHFYCKKCMRELEKDPTRRNARFYRVFNEIPTILMILIVILVVVKPF comes from the coding sequence ATGGGATTTTTGAATGGGTATTTTTTATGGGTTAAGGCTTTCCATGTGATAGCGGTCATTTCGTGGATGGCGGCGTTATTTTATTTGCCGCGCCTTTTTGTCTATCATGCAGAAAACGCGCATAAAAAAGAGTTTGTAGGAGTGGTTAAAATCCAAGAAAAAAAGCTTTATTTCTTTATCGCTTCACCAGCTATGGGTTTCACGCTTATTACAGGGATTTTAATGCTGTTGATAGAGCCCACGCTCTTTAAAAGTGGGAGTTGGTTGCATGCTAAATTGGCTTTAGTGATCTTACTTTTAGCCTATCATTTTTATTGTAAGAAATGCATGCGCGAGTTGGAAAAAGACCCCACAAGAAGAAACGCAAGGTTCTATCGTGTGTTTAATGAAATACCCACGATTTTAATGATTCTCATTGTGATTTTAGTGGTTGTCAAGCCTTTTTAA